The window GAGAGCCGGCGGAATGCCGCAAATGGTATTTGAGTACATCCTGAAGAAAAACGGCATTGATCCAGCCACGGACTTAACCATTGACCAGAGCATAAACTTTGGACTGACTGCTGCGGCCTTTACCAGCAATGACGCAGACTATACCGTGGAGTTTGAACCATTTGCCACAGGCCTTGAAAAAGAAGGCAGCGGCCACGTGGTAGCCTCCCTGGGCGTTGATTCCGGTTATATCCCTTATACCGCCTACAGCGCAAAGAAAAGCTATATGGAAAAGAATCCGGAAATCATCCAGAAATTCACCAATGCCATTCAAAAAGGTATGGAATACGTGAATTCCCATTCCTCAGAAGAGATCGCAAAGGTGATTCAGCCCCAGTTCAAAGAAACCGACGTAGCTACTATTGCAACTATCATTGAACGGTATAAAGCGCAGGATACCTGGAAAAAAGATACCATTTTTGAAAAAGACAGTTTTGAACTTCTGGAAAACATTCTGGAAGAATCCGGAGAATTAAAGGAACGTGTTCCCTATGAGGACCTTGTAACTACCACTTATTCAGAAAAAGCAGCAAAGTAAATCACATCGTTTAAATCTTACAAATAAAATATACAGGGCCGCGTCCACTGCGGTCCTGTATATTTTATGCCATTATCCTTCTTTTCCCATCATTCATACAATCACTGTCTCAAATGGGGATACCGGCAGCCCCGATCCCCCGCGCAGATTTCCATTCACAGGATTGTTTGACCAGGCATAACGTATTCCGGTAATTGCCTCTCCTTTTTGGACATGCAAAATCACCGTACCGCCTTGGGTCCGGACATCTATGCAATCTGAGGTCCATTTTCCAGATATGCAGACCTCAAAGCCGCCAGGCGGGCCGCCTGATACAGTAAATCCACTATCCCCATGATCAAAGTGAAGTATTATCTCATCATCTTTCCTTTCAGCACAGGAGAATATTGGGGACAGCCACTCCCCCGGCTCATGATATGCAATCTCATAGGCCGCCATGGCCATTCTCTCTCCTACCGTCTTTTTATCCGTTGGATGTAAGTCATTGTATTCGCCGCAGTCTATAGTGACCACCATGGCACAGTTTGGCAGCTTTGCAAGGCTTTGCTGCATATTTCGGAATTGAATCCAGTTTCCCCCATCTTCCAGATCATAATTAGGCAACTGGACGTAAATAACAGGAAACTTCCCCATATGCCATTTTCGTCTGTAATCCTCTATCATACGCTTGAAATACTGAGGATAGGAAAGATCATCGTCTGCGTTGCTCTCTCCCTGATACCAGCACATACCACAGATAGGAAAATCATGAAGAGGCGCTATCATAGACTGGTACATACCCATGGGTTTTCTCTCAAAAAAGACCGGAGGAATAAGAGCTTCCATAGATGCCCCTCTTTTATACTTCCAGCCTTCCGAGACAGGGAGCACCTCTCCTGTTCCAAAAATCATTTGATGAGATTTCCCCCTGGTAAAGCTGAGCTGCCCGGATACAGATATCACCCGTATGGTGATCTCATGATCCCCTGGAGACAGGCCATCTAAGTGATATTCCCTGGGCGGATATTTATAAGTGGTATTTCCGATGCACC of the Lacrimispora indolis DSM 755 genome contains:
- a CDS encoding ABC transporter substrate-binding protein — protein: MRKAYHFFLAAILTGASILSLTACGSKAKASELTPVTLNEVAHSIFYAPQYSAIELGYFEDEGINLTLVNGAGADKVMTALISGDADIGFMGSEASIYTYANGSKDYAVNFAQLTQRAGNFLVGREPQPDFKWTDLKGKKVLGGRAGGMPQMVFEYILKKNGIDPATDLTIDQSINFGLTAAAFTSNDADYTVEFEPFATGLEKEGSGHVVASLGVDSGYIPYTAYSAKKSYMEKNPEIIQKFTNAIQKGMEYVNSHSSEEIAKVIQPQFKETDVATIATIIERYKAQDTWKKDTIFEKDSFELLENILEESGELKERVPYEDLVTTTYSEKAAK
- a CDS encoding sialate O-acetylesterase, whose translation is MSGFCVTPYISDHAVLQRNEFIPIRGTAGAGERVEAILFKEDGGVEFREETLTEEDGKWKLVFMPMEAGGPYSISITWTGGRKVFSDIYIGDVWLMSGQSNMQLPMHRVRYRFPEEYGKVGDPLIRQFTVPAKWDFKAPADELPDGKWESYSLECAAYFSAAGYFFGVKLRERYHIPIGLILTAVGGTPIEAWMSRKALTVFSGKTKADDQCKSDDYVRHIQKEDEERVLSWYKNLDESDQGIQKDWLNTGIQNTWNTVNLTDDFNENEDFIKPGSVWFKKTVTIPLKLSGKPLRLSLGTIKDADYTYVDGRCIGNTTYKYPPREYHLDGLSPGDHEITIRVISVSGQLSFTRGKSHQMIFGTGEVLPVSEGWKYKRGASMEALIPPVFFERKPMGMYQSMIAPLHDFPICGMCWYQGESNADDDLSYPQYFKRMIEDYRRKWHMGKFPVIYVQLPNYDLEDGGNWIQFRNMQQSLAKLPNCAMVVTIDCGEYNDLHPTDKKTVGERMAMAAYEIAYHEPGEWLSPIFSCAERKDDEIILHFDHGDSGFTVSGGPPGGFEVCISGKWTSDCIDVRTQGGTVILHVQKGEAITGIRYAWSNNPVNGNLRGGSGLPVSPFETVIV